One Candidatus Cloacimonadota bacterium genomic region harbors:
- a CDS encoding RnfABCDGE type electron transport complex subunit A, which yields MGYLGELFVMAMTAIFIQNFVLSRFLGLCPYLGVSKKLDSALGMGMAVIFVMTLASAITFLINKYLLLHFGLMYLQTIAFILTIAALVQFVEMVIQKNAPALYKSLGVFLPLITTNCAVLGVAILNTTAFRSDGTTAYNFLDSVLNGFFSGVGFTVVLLAMAGLRMRLEKADLPKSMQGMPIALILAGIMALAFYGFMGFKI from the coding sequence ATGGGATATCTTGGTGAACTCTTCGTGATGGCAATGACTGCCATCTTCATCCAAAATTTCGTACTCTCGCGTTTCTTGGGTTTATGTCCATATCTGGGAGTTTCCAAAAAGTTGGATTCTGCTCTGGGCATGGGGATGGCAGTAATCTTTGTGATGACCCTTGCCAGTGCCATTACATTCCTAATCAATAAATATCTGTTGCTTCATTTCGGATTAATGTATCTGCAAACAATAGCCTTCATTCTTACCATTGCAGCCTTAGTGCAATTTGTGGAAATGGTGATCCAAAAAAACGCCCCAGCTCTATATAAATCTTTGGGCGTATTTTTACCTCTTATCACTACCAATTGCGCTGTTCTGGGCGTAGCTATTTTGAACACCACTGCTTTTAGAAGCGATGGAACAACTGCTTACAACTTTTTAGATAGTGTGTTAAATGGATTTTTTAGCGGAGTAGGATTTACAGTAGTACTACTTGCTATGGCTGGCTTGAGGATGCGCCTGGAGAAAGCAGATTTACCAAAAAGCATGCAAGGCATGCCCATTGCTTTGATCCTCGCAGGAATTATGGCTCTGGCTTTCTACGGCTTTATGGGCTTCAAAATCTAA
- a CDS encoding electron transport complex subunit E: MSFVKELSKGIIKDNPIFILVLGMCPTLAVTTSVINALGMGFAATFVLLCSNIIISLIKNITPSKIRIPVYIVVIASFVSIVDMVMAAYLPGLHKSLGLFIPLIVVNCIILGRAEAFASKNNVLLSIADAIGMGLGFTLSLSVIATIREILGAGTWLGIKITPLTYDPMLVAILAPGAFITLGFLMALMNMLKEKK; encoded by the coding sequence ATGAGTTTTGTAAAAGAACTGAGTAAAGGAATTATTAAGGATAACCCCATCTTTATTTTGGTGTTGGGGATGTGTCCAACTTTAGCAGTGACCACATCGGTAATCAACGCCTTGGGAATGGGATTTGCCGCTACATTTGTACTGCTATGTTCAAACATCATCATCTCACTTATCAAAAACATAACTCCCTCCAAAATCAGGATCCCCGTATATATTGTTGTTATTGCCTCTTTTGTATCTATTGTCGATATGGTAATGGCAGCATACTTACCTGGTTTGCACAAAAGCTTGGGGCTATTTATCCCACTGATTGTGGTAAACTGCATCATCTTGGGCAGAGCCGAAGCTTTTGCCAGCAAAAACAACGTCTTGCTCAGCATCGCAGATGCCATTGGAATGGGTCTCGGCTTCACATTGTCGCTAAGTGTAATTGCCACCATCCGCGAGATTCTAGGAGCTGGAACTTGGTTGGGAATAAAGATTACTCCGCTTACTTATGACCCCATGCTGGTCGCCATCCTTGCCCCCGGAGCCTTCATCACTCTTGGTTTTTTGATGGCTTTGATGAATATGCTTAAGGAGAAGAAATAA
- a CDS encoding FMN-binding protein, producing MKYYIKLSLILLIFCAVASGILAYINTLTAPVIAQRKAKEEIATREALIPNANFTQAQTADGASYFVASNPETQEILGYTFIAAEIGYSSTVQTMVGVDKDFKVLGIKIIDQAETPGLGANCTNDNFTSQYAGMTIENLYVDKDGGAVIALSGATITSRCITNSIRNRIQAVKSDISAGGIQ from the coding sequence ATGAAGTACTATATCAAGCTCTCACTCATCTTACTGATCTTCTGTGCTGTTGCCAGTGGCATTCTTGCCTATATAAATACACTTACAGCCCCGGTTATTGCCCAACGCAAAGCCAAAGAAGAAATTGCTACTCGTGAAGCCTTAATCCCGAATGCTAACTTTACACAGGCTCAAACAGCAGATGGAGCATCTTACTTTGTGGCTTCCAATCCTGAAACTCAAGAGATATTGGGCTATACTTTTATCGCCGCCGAGATTGGCTATTCCAGCACTGTGCAGACCATGGTGGGAGTAGATAAGGATTTTAAAGTCTTGGGCATAAAGATAATTGATCAGGCAGAAACTCCGGGATTAGGAGCAAATTGCACAAACGATAATTTCACCAGCCAATATGCCGGTATGACCATAGAAAATCTTTATGTGGATAAGGATGGCGGTGCAGTGATTGCTCTTTCTGGTGCCACAATTACTTCGCGCTGTATAACAAATTCCATACGCAATAGAATTCAAGCCGTTAAATCCGATATTAGCGCCGGAGGTATCCAATGA